From Desulfonatronum thioautotrophicum, the proteins below share one genomic window:
- a CDS encoding YeeE/YedE thiosulfate transporter family protein codes for MEFLTEVRWSPYIVGIGIGVLSWLTFLISRQPLACSTTFARTSGLLERLMRGTRVENMRYYQEIKLTWGWQGMLVVGIVCGALLSALLSGDFQGQWVPDRWAATFGDSVLPRLLVALLGGIFMGFGARWANGCTSGHGISGSMQLAVSSWISALCFFIGGILTAKFIFNVIGGG; via the coding sequence ATGGAATTTTTGACCGAGGTGCGCTGGTCGCCCTACATCGTGGGGATCGGGATCGGCGTGTTGAGTTGGCTGACATTTCTTATTTCCAGGCAGCCTCTGGCCTGCTCCACCACCTTTGCCCGCACCAGCGGTCTGCTGGAGCGGCTGATGCGTGGAACGCGGGTCGAAAACATGCGCTATTATCAGGAAATCAAGCTGACCTGGGGCTGGCAGGGCATGCTGGTGGTGGGCATCGTCTGCGGAGCGCTGCTGTCGGCGCTGCTGTCCGGTGATTTTCAGGGACAATGGGTGCCGGATCGTTGGGCGGCAACGTTTGGCGATAGTGTTCTGCCGCGCCTGTTGGTGGCGCTTTTGGGCGGAATTTTCATGGGCTTTGGCGCACGCTGGGCCAACGGCTGCACCAGTGGCCACGGTATCAGCGGCTCAATGCAGTTGGCCGTGTCCAGCTGGATTTCCGCCCTGTGCTTTTTTATCGGCGGAATTCTGACCGCCAAGTTCATCTTCAACGTCATCGGCGGGGGGTGA
- a CDS encoding YeeE/YedE thiosulfate transporter family protein produces the protein MWGLFFGIIFGFLLHKGGATKYDVILGQLLLTDFTVVKIMLSAVVTGMLGIYFMKARGWVTLSIKSGSLGMNVIGGLIFGVGFAVLGYCPGTIAGAIGNGYLDALVGGLAGIIIGSGLFAALYPKLRGGILAKGDFGDLTLPRLFRVNDWLVVVPVAALLVLLLVGLELAGL, from the coding sequence ATGTGGGGCCTATTTTTTGGGATCATTTTCGGGTTTCTGCTGCACAAAGGCGGAGCCACCAAATACGATGTGATTCTTGGTCAGCTGCTGCTCACGGATTTCACCGTGGTGAAGATCATGCTTTCGGCTGTGGTGACCGGCATGCTGGGCATCTATTTCATGAAGGCCCGGGGATGGGTCACGCTGTCCATCAAATCCGGGTCGCTGGGTATGAACGTGATCGGCGGGTTGATCTTTGGCGTGGGGTTTGCCGTGCTGGGCTATTGCCCAGGCACCATTGCCGGGGCCATTGGTAACGGCTACCTGGACGCCCTGGTGGGTGGGCTGGCCGGGATCATCATCGGCAGCGGTTTGTTTGCCGCGCTCTACCCGAAACTCAGGGGCGGCATTCTGGCCAAGGGCGATTTCGGCGATCTGACCCTGCCCCGACTGTTCAGGGTCAATGACTGGCTGGTGGTGGTTCCAGTGGCCGCCTTGTTGGTGTTGCTGCTGGTCGGGCTTGAATTGGCCGGGTTGTAA
- a CDS encoding DMT family transporter, producing the protein MKLAGLSTLFVALAAFFWGLSGGVGGILTGQGWDPVVVSFYRGAIGLLFVLGWLAVRPQGSGLGSGRLWFWSVIAGVGVAGNFSFYFLSIAEGSVAVAATLMYCAPVFVYLVSFALKLEKPTLFKLVAIAIVMLGVVLLTGIYEVGAGEVTPIAAGAGLMAGLSYAVFIFGFKFAAPNGSPQAILVIAFAVLVIVLFTLSDAEQAVAVLSTPSWPLFIFLGVFGAGLSFIFYIVGLNHTAPAVASIVAMVEPVTASLFGVMFLNESLAVIQILGMALIVCTVTALSIASSIQKDSIPPQPRVDGEPGEG; encoded by the coding sequence GTGAAACTGGCGGGGTTGAGTACCCTGTTTGTCGCCCTTGCGGCGTTTTTTTGGGGGTTGTCAGGCGGGGTCGGCGGTATTCTCACGGGTCAGGGTTGGGATCCGGTTGTGGTGTCGTTCTACCGCGGGGCCATCGGATTGCTTTTCGTGCTCGGCTGGCTTGCGGTGCGTCCGCAGGGCAGTGGGTTGGGTAGTGGCCGGCTTTGGTTCTGGTCGGTGATTGCCGGCGTGGGTGTCGCCGGGAACTTTTCCTTCTATTTCTTGAGCATTGCCGAGGGCAGTGTCGCGGTGGCAGCAACCTTGATGTACTGTGCGCCGGTGTTCGTCTATCTTGTGTCCTTTGCATTGAAGCTGGAAAAACCCACCCTGTTCAAATTGGTCGCCATCGCGATCGTCATGCTGGGAGTGGTGCTGCTGACCGGAATTTACGAAGTTGGAGCCGGTGAGGTCACGCCCATCGCCGCCGGTGCCGGCCTTATGGCCGGGCTGTCCTACGCGGTATTCATTTTCGGCTTCAAGTTCGCGGCACCGAACGGCAGCCCGCAAGCCATTCTTGTGATTGCGTTCGCAGTCCTGGTCATCGTCCTTTTCACCCTCAGCGATGCCGAGCAGGCTGTGGCCGTGCTGAGCACGCCAAGCTGGCCGCTGTTCATTTTCTTGGGGGTGTTTGGCGCTGGGCTGTCGTTCATTTTCTATATCGTCGGCCTGAACCACACCGCTCCGGCCGTTGCCTCGATCGTGGCCATGGTTGAACCGGTGACCGCATCGCTTTTCGGCGTCATGTTTTTGAACGAAAGCCTAGCCGTGATCCAGATTTTGGGCATGGCCCTGATCGTTTGCACGGTGACCGCCCTGAGCATCGCTTCGAGCATACAAAAGGATTCGATTCCGCCCCAGCCGCGTGTCGATGGAGAGCCCGGCGAGGGGTAG
- a CDS encoding DMT family transporter yields the protein MQTWYLFSLAALLLLGGQRFLYKVAAAKNCPTFLTTLCFMVTVAVLSSGLLILRPPVIPSMLFLVLISLANSLTFVVATLAHIQALKHMPATVAYPLIRMNIVLVVCFAVLFLQERLAPMQTLGVLLSFATIWVLARDSAPDSEVRAKAKGLPLVFLAMLAGALSAISSKYAAEHTDLLAFIALSYIFSTLFTLGPKLAAVVRGLMRGQELGRAQDTHKKETLAATQDKKSRQQAVIIGLAMGLLNLAGFYLFLKALALGPLAIVASVNGMHFLVAVVLSVLIFKEKLNLNRLLGLILAILAILLLHG from the coding sequence ATGCAAACCTGGTATCTCTTTTCCCTTGCGGCCCTGCTGCTTCTGGGCGGGCAGCGTTTTTTGTACAAGGTCGCGGCAGCCAAGAACTGCCCCACCTTCCTGACCACCCTCTGCTTCATGGTCACCGTGGCCGTGCTCAGCTCAGGCCTGCTGATCCTGCGCCCGCCGGTAATTCCCAGCATGCTTTTCCTGGTCCTGATCTCTTTGGCCAACAGCCTGACCTTTGTCGTCGCCACCCTGGCCCATATCCAGGCCCTGAAGCACATGCCGGCCACCGTGGCCTATCCTCTGATCCGGATGAACATCGTGCTGGTGGTCTGCTTTGCCGTGCTCTTTCTCCAGGAACGGCTGGCCCCCATGCAGACCTTGGGCGTCCTGCTTTCCTTTGCCACCATCTGGGTGCTGGCTCGGGACAGTGCTCCGGACAGCGAGGTCCGGGCCAAGGCCAAGGGTCTTCCGTTGGTTTTCCTGGCCATGCTGGCCGGGGCCCTTTCGGCCATCAGCTCCAAATACGCGGCCGAGCACACGGATCTCCTGGCCTTCATCGCCCTGTCCTACATCTTCTCCACCCTGTTCACCCTGGGCCCGAAACTGGCTGCCGTGGTCAGGGGACTGATGCGGGGACAGGAACTTGGCCGGGCCCAGGATACACACAAAAAGGAAACTTTGGCGGCAACCCAGGACAAAAAATCACGCCAACAGGCCGTGATCATCGGCCTGGCCATGGGCCTGCTCAATCTGGCCGGTTTCTACCTGTTCCTGAAGGCCCTGGCCCTGGGCCCGCTGGCCATCGTCGCCTCGGTCAACGGCATGCACTTCCTGGTGGCCGTGGTCCTGTCCGTGCTCATTTTCAAGGAGAAACTGAACTTGAACCGCCTGCTGGGGCTGATCCTGGCGATTCTGGCCATCTTGTTGCTGCATGGGTAA